The genomic region AGGCGGTCGTCGACAAAATTCAGTATCTAGCACCGAGCCAGGTCCCATAGTGGAGCAAGTACTATGGACAAAGTTCGTTGCCACCGGGCGCGTCGTCGTCTTTGCTACGGACGCTGTTGTTTAAACCTGACAGCGGGCTGAAGCGATGTGTAGAGCATAGCGACATGCGCGAAGCACCCGCGCATTGCTGTCGTCCCATCAAGTCTGGAGGTTCGCAAAGGCTAGTCGTTGCAATGGACCCAAGTGGTAATTGTCTCTGTCCACAGCTCTTGGAGACGATTCCAATACTTCTATATGTGCCTTTCGTTCGATTCTGGACATTCATTCGACCGAGTCGACCTTGATCAAGACTGCGCTAGCACTAATCATTCATCCTGCCGCCAAAGCTACTAGTGATGTTCATCCAGAGTACCAAAAGATGTCGGGTTGACTGTTTGTGTGTGGTTGAAGAGAAGCTCTGGCCGGAAAGTGGTTTCGATTGGACTTCCAGGGCCGCAGACACCTCGTACAGCCAACGAGGCGCGCCCATGTAAAGCCTCGCCTAAAGCATGGTCGTGTATACTCTATCGATACGCTTCCGGAAGGGGGAGGATGTGAAGCATAGTACGAGCGGTCCATACGCAACATGGTCGCGCTCACGCCGCTTTTCACAGGACGTCTTGGCAACGTTTTTTGCAAGGATGCGTGAGGTTTGACGGTTCAACTTCGCGCACACTTCTTGGAAAAGCTGAGTCAGTCCTGAGCTCGACAACAACAACATTCAAATCGATCATCTGCGATGTCTTCGTGGCAACATTACCAAGGCCCACCTACGCCTCCACCTGCAATGCCGTACTATGGCCAACCTCAACTGCAACCTCAAACACAACCGCACCCGCAACCTCAACCTCAACCGCAAAATCAGCAACCGCCTTTCCCACCGGCGTATCATTTTCATCCAATCTTCGATCCTGTGTGGGGATGGTATCGTCCGCCGCCTCAACCTCGACCTGCGTGGTACTACCCGCCGCCTCAACCTCAACCTGCGTGGTCCTACCCGCCGCTTCAACCTCACCCCATGCCGGCACCCTTTCCTCCTCCGCCAGCGTACCCTCAACCGCAACCTTGGTACCCGGCGCCGCAACCTCCATACTCGAATGCATGGCCGGCCTCTCGGTCAGTGCACACGCATGCAGTGCTGCCGCAAGCTCCACCTCAACCCGCTCCCGCTGCAGTAAGATGTCGCCAACGCGTCCTTGTATGAGCGGTCGTACTTACCAGTGACCATAGCCAACAGCTTCGAACAACGTAACATCAACCGATCTCGGTCTTGAACCGAATTCCATACTCTTCAGGTATGCTCTTCCCTGGCTGAGGTGGTACAGCATCCGATTGACAAAGCGGCAGAGACAGGAGCAGTTTAACTTCGTGGACAGCACAACGACCGCGCCAACGAGTGGAACACCACACGCGCGAACTGTGAGTCATGGTGCCTCAAAGATTTACGATAATACTCTGACACTCGAACAGGACACCGACCAACGCTCTCGCGCCGTAACTTTACAAAGCGACTCGCAACACGAGCGCCTGGCAACTTCACCTCCGCAGCCAACGCAAGCGCAACTTTGGTCCACAACCCACCCTGAACCTGAATCTGGCCCAGCAGCCAACCTCGAATCGTCCTGGCACAGCTCGCGGTCCCGCCATGCTGCGCCACTAAGGGAAATACTTCGCCGCAACGAAGCGGATAACCGTCGTGACCAAGACGCTCGTCGTCGTTATCCACGGATATGATACTGTCGTCCGACTGATGCAAGCAACATGGACCTGACTGCTATTCGAACTAGCTTCCAAGTCCATGATGCCTGCCTCAATGGGCTTGAGATCATCGTCACTCGCCCGGGATGCCTGCCTACCTGACCTTCTAGTCAAGTATGCAAGCAACCTTACAGGCTTGAGAACATGCTCATCTCGGCTGTCTGACTTACTGGCCTCTGGTCAATTCGTCAAGCAACCTTGAGATTTGAGTCTTTTGAACTTTTTTGTATACTTTAGTGTAGATGAACCTATGCACGAGGCATCAAACATACCACGAACGCGTCTCAGTTCCCAGTCCGCGAAAACGTTCCTTCCCGATGGCGACCACAGTGATGACGCGAGCCAATGTACAGCCGGTAATGCCAAAGACTGTTGTGCGCGAGGACTTCATTGCTCGTATCTGCCCCTGCTACACATCTCTGTGGCCATCTGGACCAATCTACTCGATGACGAAAAGCGAGACAAACGAAACCCTGATTTACGCGTGATACCCATCTCTCACTTGAGTAACCTATGTCACCACGATCCTCATGCCACCCACGACCTCCTCTTCATCAAAGTAGCCAGGTCGCCAGCGTGGCACCATACGGTACATGCTCGCTCCAGCAAAGCTCACAGCACTTCCCTTGCAGAGCTCCGGCGGCTCAAAATTCTCGAGGGCCTCTTCATCAGTGTAGGGATCGCCCTTCGCACTGCGACTCGTCTTGGTATGTGCCTGTACCGGCAGGGAGTCCGACGGCTCTGAAGAAGGATCACCATCCGTCATGCCGCCGGCAGCATAGTCGTCACTCGAAGTTGGAAGTGGCTTCTTAATCCAGCTCTTCGCTGTACCTAGAGCGGTGTTTATCTTTATTTTGATGGGCGACTGGATAGTGCCATTCTGGGTCAGTCCGTTCTGACGCCGACGTGCTGATGGAGTGACCGGCAACGATGGAGCTATCTGCTTGACCAGCCTGCCCGTGGGAGACGCGCCGAGCTCAAGGGCCAAATCGGCGCGATCTTGGTCGTGCACTGGTGGCGATATGCGTGAGTCGACTCGTCCAGATCGGTGCCTGGCTTTCTTCTTCGGTGGTTCGCCTGCACGCTGTGCAACTAGAACGCCGGGCGATGTTGAGCGTAATGTGTTCGGTGCTGGAGTCTCTCCTGGCATCTGACACGCGGCCTTCTTGAACCTCTTAGACTCCATGCGAAGTGGTTCAAGTACAAAGCCACTCTCACTGCCGTGCTTCTTGCCATTGCCAGTGCTGATCACGATGTCGATCACTGCTAGGTGCGAGGCGTCCTTCACATGCTCGGGCAACGGCACTGTGGCAAGAGCGCTCAGAAACGCAGCGCTTGGTGACGGACTGCCATCCTCGTCAACACCTCGATCGTGTGCTTCTTCTGCAAGCGCAGCGCTTATGGTATCCCAACGACTCTGTGCAGTCTGCGAAGCAACTATTGCTTGCCCCGCTTCCCGATACACCCACGGCTTCTCTATCTGACGGTGGATGCGCATGCCAGAGAAGCGTGTATCTACGTTGGTGCTGATATTGACATTCGCCCTTCTAGGGTTGATGTACTCGCTCCCCATCAAGGCGCCATTCAAGAACACCTCGATCTTCAAGTCTGGCGTTTTGACAACTGTCCGCTGGGGAGCCAGACTCTTGATGTGTGTTCTGGTCCTAGTTGCCACGGTCAACATCAGCGCTTGCGGATCTTGTTCGAGGTTGATGCCCGTCTGCGCTGGGTGAATGGCGAGCGCAGGGGAGGCGGACATTTCTGCCAGCGAGTGAGATGTCGGAATAGCGCCCCGAGGTGAAGATGGAGAGCTTCTGGGCAGTGGCTGCTCGCGTGAGATGGCATTTGGCAAGCGCTCAGATGCTTCAGCCATGAGGAAGGGGGTGCTTTCATCCGTGCCTGCCTCGTGTCAGCTGCCGCCGGTAGTTTTGATTGCCAGCACGTGTACTCGCCAAGAAACTGCAGCACGCCCGGACTTTTGGCTTTATCATTGGGTCCAATAGGTCCAATCGGCCTCTCGCGCAGTTTTTGTCCAGCGTCAAAAGCCTTCTTGACGCGCTTCTCTTGTTGCGAGATGTCGCCGAGGTTGATGGTGTCGGAGAGAGTTGCCTGAAGAGGCGCTATCGAGAGCGTGGCGGTGATGCCTCTTGCACTGAAGCTCGGCATTGTCTGAGGTTCATGGTAGTGTATGTGCGATGTTTGTTGTAGCGGCTTTCGCGTATGTTCCGGAAGGAAGTCGCGTACTTGAGCGTTTTAGATCGGCCCACCTGGACACTAAGTGGCGTCCGCATTCAGTAGGAGCGTTCGTTCACATGCCATTGCTGCCACACGAAGGCCAATTAAGAGTCTTACTAGGCCCTTCCATGCCACTGAGACTCGAGCGTCGTGCACTAAGAGCTCAAGGCACGACGAGCTGGTAGGAATTACAGCACGTTCGCATCTTCAACTCGAGCATAAATCGTCTTGGTACGGTGCACTTCATCGCGATCAGGCATCCACTTCTTCGTTCGCATCGTTAAGACATCATGAAATCGTCGTAATCGTAGCAGTTCTCTCCTTTTACGTCCGTTCCCGTCCCTCTGTGATAATGCCCAGACTTGGCTCCTCGAGGCTGTCTCCCAGCTCCACCATAGACCGGTCGTAAACCCTCCCAATCGACATATCGAACGTGTCATCACCTTCATATGGCTCGTCCAAGTCATTACCCTCGAGCACAAGCTCGCCATCTGTATCTATGTCCATCTTATTATCATCATCAACCTCGTGCACTCGCTCCTCCTCAAACTCGCCCTTCTTGAAAGCCTCTACCACATTCCTCCTTGTGCGCTCGACGATGCTCCTAATCCTGACTTGCTCCGTCCCGGTGACGGCCCTTCCATTGACGAAGCCCGGTAATCTCTCGCCAGTATCAACATCCCTCCCTTGCAGTAGACTCGCAAATGCATGGTCCATCTTGTTAAGCAGCTTGAAGAGTCCTTTCGGACTAGGCGGCATTCCTTGCACCAACGTCTCAATGAACAGCGCAATACTGATCAAGTAAGAAACCTGCAGATGCGGACTGCCACTAATCCAGATAATATCGACCAACTCCTCGATGTCCTTACAAGCCTCCTTCATAGTCCCATAGCCCTTCACATCACCCCATACATCTGTCTTGTCGCGATCGATGTTCGAGAAGTGCTTGTTGCATGGGGAGGTGCGTTTTGCGAAGCGTCGCTGGATATGGAGTATCTGTTGGTCTGCGTAGCGTATGAGCGCGCCTTCCTTGGTACCACCGGCTCGAAGGGGCGAATCGCGAGGGCGTGGTAGGATTGGCTTGCCGCTGGTCGTGCTCGATATCGTGGACGAGGCTGCTGGGGACAGGAGGAAGCCGCCGcttggtggtggtggtggtggtggtggtgatgTTGCCATGATCGGCGTGTAATGTCGTTCAAGGTGGCATGAGGGCGTTGGAAGTTGAGTGTCGCCGGGTACAGACTGGGTAATCTTTCTGGTGATCGAGTCGAGCGCGTAAAGTGAAGTGGTGCAAAACGGCGCGTGAAAGCAGAACGAGGGTCCGGGCTTGAGGCTAAAAACGCCACTGACAAGGAAGCACCAAGTAGCAATGACAGACGGATTCTCGTCTTGAAAGCACAATTGAGCTCACGATGAACACGGAGACGAGCAGAAGAATGTCGTCAAGAAACATTACGTTCAACCATACTATATAAGTACAAGGTTCGTGGTCCTTCATGTCCTTCGCTATGCTGAAGCCTGTTCATGCAGGATATCATAAGTCGTGCGATGAAGTCGATGTTCTCGAGGCCCCTCGCGTGGTGTGTCTTGTCGGCTTACTTATGCGTTGAATTCGATCGATCGCTTTGGCGTGAGACCGCATTGAGACACATCAACCTGGGTCACAGTGGCCTCGACACGTCCCTTTGCCACAGCCTGTCCACCAGTGAGCCTGTCCATGGCCTCTTTGCTGAGGTTGACGCCTTGAGCAACATGGTCCATGGCCACGAAGTTGATGCTGTTGCCATTGTATCTGGACTGTGTCAGCGTTGAAAAGGACCCTTGGCTGATCATTAGACTTACGTGACTTGGTAGCATTTTCCACATTGTGGTGAGTTCCAGCCAGCAATGTCGCTCGAGCCACCGATGAGTGGGAAGCCTGGGATAGCTCCCTGTGTCTGGTAGCCGTACTTGGTGATCAGACCATTATCACCATCGGAGCAAGAGACGACCGTAAGTGCGCGGCCAGCTTGATCGTATCCCTCATCGTAGCTAACTGTGGTGGCAGAGGCGACAGCCGCGATGGCAGAGATGATTCCAGCGGTCTTCATGTTCGCAGAATTGATGTGTTACTGATTCTTGGGTCGGAACTGGTGATGCTGAGCTGTTCTCGATGTTATCTGTATGCTGGTGGCTGTTGCTGATGATGAGGAGAGGACGGTTGAAGGAAATCAGACGAGCTTATATGTGCCAACAAGTACGCACTGTCGCTGCCAATGTATAGCACACTTGCCTCATGATGTCCGGCAGGGGTGGACCTCAATACGAAGGTCTGGTGACGCGCATACCATATTCAGAGCTCGCTCACAACGTCAAAGTGGAGTATGTCTCTTGCCGCAGCCAGCGAAAACATCGTCCTGGGCCCGTATCCGGATGAAGGAAGATGTAGAAGGCTTGGCCTGTACTTCGTAGCTGCTGGGAGGAGATCAGCTTGTAAGTTGTGGCGATGCAAGGAAAGTATGTTCTAAATCGGGCAGCTTCGGTATGAGGTCGCTAAGACATGATGTAACGCAGTAGCTGTGGCGGATAGTCAAGTACTACAGCGATGCAGTCTCTTCACCGATCTGCTTGCTATTGATAGCTTGTTGATGGAATGTGCTCGTCCTGACGGTCGGTGAAGACGATAAGTTCGGCCAGAGAGACGTGGGTCGTCCTTGTCGAAAACAGCCGACTTCGGCACTTCACTTGCCGAGCTCGATTTTTGCCGTGACACTCAGTCAGCCATCTTGTCAGCGACATCAACATGTCAGCAGCGTCGATGATCACTCGTGGTCAGCGTTTCCGAACTGTCCGTCTGTATACATGTAATATGCGGCTATGCCATCGAGAAGCGCACCTCGTCTAGCTTTCTACTGACAAGCATATCAGCATTGTCTGTTCTGTAGACTAACGCCGATCTATTGAACAGTCCTGGTCTAGCTTGCCCGTATCCTGTGGGTAGTGCTAAGAGATGCTTGGAGGTCCCAAGGCGAACGTCTACGTTTCCGTCACACGAGACGATGCTCAAGACATCGAGGGCAATCACGACCACGTATTCAGCAGAGCACAAGCAGCAGGTTTCTTTCAATTGAGCCGCACAAGCACCATATCCCCGGTGTACCACACAGAAAAGACCCGGAGCCGATCCACATCAGCGCCGTGCAGAAGGACGGGTCGTACAGCGTGGAGGCGCACGGCATCAAGGGTGACCCTGTCGTCTTAGGCAACATTCTCGTCGCAGAGAATGTCAGGACAACACCCGAGCAAGTACAGAATGTCCTGAAGGAGAAGCTACTTCCTGGTCCGTCCAGCCTGCCCTCGGAGCAGACCTCGGAGGATGAGCCTGAGCATTGGATCCTTAAAGGTGGGCAGCTACAGCATGTATCCAGTCCGTGTACTGAAATTCGATAGCTTTGCATGTTCTCCAAGCGCAGCATCTTCTGAAAGCCTTCGATGTTGGCGAGTTCATGACGTTTGCTCATGGCTATGCTGCCAATCGCGTGCAGCATGAAGCTCCGGCCATGGTAGCTTACCCAAAGCTCAACAAGGACCACGAGAAGAAGGCGAAGAAGCACGGCTTCTGGGTCGACTATCCGCAGGCCAGCAAAGTCAACCCGAGAGGCCGCATAGAAGGCAACTCGAGCAAGTATGGTAACCTGATGTGACGTGTGGTTCGCAGTGGAAATAATACTGCCGGGCTGATGTAATCAAGGCGTATACATGACCTGCTCTATGGTCTATGTCTGCAGAAGGATCGACACATCAGCATGAACCTATGCGACTAACACGACGAGCAGAACAGCCACAACTATACAGCTTGCACTCCGCGCTGTCCGATCAGATGCGCCGCACTGAGATGCGTCCGCGGCACCTGCTGTTGTGCTCGCTGAGGTATCCGACCTACTGGAACTTGCTTGCGTGGCACTTGACTGCGAACTGGAGACGCGTCCGATGTGATGGCACTTCGACCAGTACCCACATGCATATCACTGGAAGAATCAGCGCTGACGACTTGACCATCCATGGTGACGGCGGCTCCACCGGGTGTAAGTGTATGTGTCGTTCCGCCGTTCACTACCTCAATAGCGTTACTTGGCCACCGATCTGGGAGATTGTAATGTGCTGTGAGCCGACGTCGGCCATCACGGGTTGTGCTTGCGGTGATGGTGCAGCACCTGGCGTGAGCGTGACAGCGGTATTGCCTGCTCCAGTGACTATGTGCCCAGCAGAGCCAGCGCTGGCCACTTGGCCTTCCACCGTGATTGCGGACCCGCCAAGAGCGACTGTCTGCATTGCTTCGCCGTTCGCCACCTCCACGGCACTTGCGTGATCACCCGCTGGGACGATTTCCAGAATGAACGCGGAGTTCGAAGTGGTCTGCACGAGTGTCATAGGAAGAGAGGTCGAGGAAAGGGCACTATACCTAACTGAAGAGAAGATTGTGCCTTTCAGTGCGGCTGAGAAGCTGATGATGGCCATCACGTCTAGACTGGTTCTGTAGTCAGAGCCACGAACCGAATATGACCGCGAACAGGACAGCGCGAAGGATGTAGCGAGCGCTTTGTAACAGTCGCGCGTATATCCCAAGCTTTGGTCAAGCTGAGCCGGGAGCTTCTGCGGACTCCAGTCCGTGACATGTAGCTGGAATGTTAACAGGTAATGTTTCATTCATCGTAGGTCTCGTATGCTATATCTTCTTCCCGTATGATCGCTATGACCACTTCAACGTCCAGTCGCTGGCCCACGCGCCCTGGCTCGTTGCGTTCTGCAAGCCATTCACGCTAAGCACTTTGCTCGTGCTGTTGTAAGCAACGCCACTGCTGATTGTCTGGCCGTTGAGAATGACTGAACTCGGCTCGCTCTGAACACCAAGAACTGTCACGTTGGCCAGACTGTTGGTATCCTCGTATAGTCCACGGGAGGAAGCATATAAAGTGCCGTTTGATGCTGTCAAATCAACCAGTAGTGTCGATGGCGGAGATACACTGACACCATCATCGAGGTAGATTTGACCTGCAGCAGAGCCGTCCTTGTCAAGAGCCGCGATCAGGCTCCACGAGCTGTTACGGCACTCTGCAGTTGTGTAAAGAGCCTCTTGCTGTGGCAGGACGTACCCACCACGAATGTGCACAGGTATGTGGCCAAGTGGAGCTGCTAATGTGTTGTTCTTGCCTGCTGTCGCATTGACGGCCTCCTGGGTGTACCAGTCGTACCAGACTTCTCCGTGCTTCACACCAGGGAAGATTGCGCCAACTTCAGTCTGTCCTTGGCCAAGAGCAGGTGAGACTAGAATGGCCGGGCCAAGGAGGAATTGGGTGTCGAGTGAAGCCAAGCTTGGGTCGTTCGGGAACTCCCAGGATAGAGCTCGCATCACGATACTTCCGGTGGAGTGTGCTAGGTAGAAGAGGGTGTACATGTATGGCAGAAGCGAGTAGCGAATGGCCATTGCCTTTCGAGATGCTTCGGCCACAGATGCCCAGACGTATGCCTCCTGGGAATTTGCCGACAGAGTGTTGTGATTTCTGTAGAAAGGGAAGAAAGCGCTCAGCTAGAAGATTGTCAGCTCATGCGAGATGGAGTGAAACGTGGACGCATGTCTAAACGACCTCCACCCATTCACACATACCTGCATCCATCGATTGCACAGCTCCTCATCTGAGTTACCATTAAAACCACAGGTGTCGACGCCGAACTACAACACGTTAGCTTGAAGCACCTCAAACGCAGGAGGTGCGTGCTTACCATCGGGATACCGAAGAGCGCAAAGTTCAGCGCTTGCGAGATGCTGAAGTACATGTACGCAAACAGACTCGTGTTGTCACCACCCCAGTGGCCTGCATACTTACCAGAGCCGGCGAAGGTACTTCTTCCGATAATGAACGGTCGCTTCTCTGGGAAGACTGCAAGCAAGGCTTGATAGGTGGCATTCAAGATCTGGTGCCCGAAAAGACTGTGAACATCATACTCTTCGACGCCGTCAACGTGAGTCGCGTTCGGGCTGACAGCGTGTACAGCCAAGTCGCCTTGGACATTGTTGATAGCGTACGGTGGCTGATTGACATTTCGCACCTCTGGTGTGATGGCAGGTGCTTGGAAATATGCCGTGGTGGCAGAACCGGCTGGTGTCGCAGCGGCCACAGCAGATGCCTGAGATGAAGATAGCGAGGCGGCTGCTGATGCTTCGGTCGCATTGGTCAAGTTGAAGCCCTCTGGGTATGTGAAGATCTTGCTTCCCTCCTCTCCTGGCAGTCCAAACGGCGGGTGCACGGGGTTCAGACTGAGATTCCCGGATCCACAGCTTCCGATACAGAAAGAGCTGACTTCGGACATATCGATCCATATGCCATCCCAAGGCACGTTCTTATGATGTGCCAACATGGAGTCAGTCCACCACGGAACGGCCTCACCGGCGTGCCAGTCTGGGAATACAGTATAGCCAGGCCATACAGATCCAATGTACTGACTGCCGTCTGGGTTGTTCAAGAACACGCCACGGTCATTGCCGTCCGTGTAGATGGAGTAGTTGTCTGATGCGTTATTCGGATTCGGGATGTAGATGGCAGAGTCGACGATCGGAACGTAGTGTTGCCCATTCGCATGTAGTCGACTGAGGAATTCCTGGCCGGCTGGGTACGGGAAGGTGTTAGGATCGTTCTCAAAGTCGCGGTACTGGAACATGTAATCGATGTCGGTCCAGACTGTTTCCAAGGGGATGTCAAAGTCGCGGTAAGTGTTGACCACAGCTTGGAGCTCGGTCCAGTTCTTGTATCCCCATCGGCATTGGTGGAAGCCAAACGACCAGTATGGCTGATTGGCCGGAAGACCAATCGCGCCGAGCTGGTATTGTTTCGTCACTGCATCTTGCGTCGGACCATCAAAGATGAACAGGTCAATGCTTCCACCGAGCGAGCGCCACGTCAAGTTTGTGGGCAGCATAAGTGCTTCCATACCATGTGCATTTCGCAAGAAGACACCATGACTGTAGCCGACGTAGTCGTTGTCCGATGTCGTGTTCTGAGTTGTGACCAAAGTGTGCTCTCCAGTCTGCTCGTCTACCTCGTAGTATCTCGTGTCCAGGTAGAAAGGGTGCACGCCATAGATGTTCTCGTCAATAGGGTCGCCAACATCAGCAGCATAGAAAGTCGCTGTAAAGTTGTTGCCCAATCGTAATCCATGAATTCGTTCGCCCATACCATACATGTTGTATTCTTCTGGCATTTGCGAGACGACTTCGATGAACTGGTTTTCGTAGACGAGGACTGATCCCGTCGTGTCAAAGAGCACATCTCCAGTGGACTTGCGCAGTACGGTGAATGCAAACGTAGGCTCGTTGGTCCAGCTGAATTGCAGATCTGTTGTCTGGCCATCTTGTTCTTGCTCAGGTTCTGGTACAATCTCTTCGCTGAGGAGGTACTGGCTGCTATTGCTGCTGTCGAGATAGGCGGGCTGAATGGAAATGCGCATCCTATGCGCAGACTGCACATCCAGCTCGAAAGACAAAGTCTCGATGTCGGTACCATAGACATTGCACTGTCTCACATTAGCTCACGTCTCATTCCAGCGACCTTAATTCACTTACAGCCTCGCCAGCAAGGCCCAAGGTAGCAGTGAAGCCATACTCGGTGTTTGTCACATTTCTGGCCTTGTATCCGGGACACAGGGCCTGAGCCTGCTTTGCGTTGGGGTCTTTGATGTTAGGTAGAATGTTCGGCCCAATGTCAGCTGCAGCTGGCACCGTGAAGGCTACAGAGTAGAGACTGGTAGCGCCAGACACTGTTGCAGACGCCACCGAGCCAGTGGAGCTGCCATACGCTGTCGTTGCCAGGCCGTCTGCTGCATTTGATGTCTCCTGGGCAAAGGCGAGAGACGAAACAGTAAGCAATGCTTGCGGCCAACTGTATCGAGCCATAGCTACCCAGTCACTCGAGGTGTTGGCGAGGAGTCGTAAGAATGAGAAGTCCATCTTGAAGCGTCCACCCACCTGCTGTTATAACAAAGTTGCCGTCGCGGCCGTGCAGCGTCCCATCGCCTGCGTGGAGTGATGATCGTATGGTCCCCGCCCAAATTCGTTCAAGATGTCAAGAG from Fulvia fulva chromosome 10, complete sequence harbors:
- a CDS encoding Ecp45 produces the protein MKTAGIISAIAAVASATTVSYDEGYDQAGRALTVVSCSDGDNGLITKYGYQTQGAIPGFPLIGGSSDIAGWNSPQCGKCYQVTYNGNSINFVAMDHVAQGVNLSKEAMDRLTGGQAVAKGRVEATVTQVDVSQCGLTPKRSIEFNA
- a CDS encoding Alpha-glucosidase; the encoded protein is MDFSFLRLLANTSSDWVAMARYSWPQALLTVSSLAFAQETSNAADGLATTAYGSSTGSVASATVSGATSLYSVAFTVPAAADIGPNILPNIKDPNAKQAQALCPGYKARNVTNTEYGFTATLGLAGEACNVYGTDIETLSFELDVQSAHRMRISIQPAYLDSSNSSQYLLSEEIVPEPEQEQDGQTTDLQFSWTNEPTFAFTVLRKSTGDVLFDTTGSVLVYENQFIEVVSQMPEEYNMYGMGERIHGLRLGNNFTATFYAADVGDPIDENIYGVHPFYLDTRYYEVDEQTGEHTLVTTQNTTSDNDYVGYSHGVFLRNAHGMEALMLPTNLTWRSLGGSIDLFIFDGPTQDAVTKQYQLGAIGLPANQPYWSFGFHQCRWGYKNWTELQAVVNTYRDFDIPLETVWTDIDYMFQYRDFENDPNTFPYPAGQEFLSRLHANGQHYVPIVDSAIYIPNPNNASDNYSIYTDGNDRGVFLNNPDGSQYIGSVWPGYTVFPDWHAGEAVPWWTDSMLAHHKNVPWDGIWIDMSEVSSFCIGSCGSGNLSLNPVHPPFGLPGEEGSKIFTYPEGFNLTNATEASAAASLSSSQASAVAAATPAGSATTAYFQAPAITPEVRNVNQPPYAINNVQGDLAVHAVSPNATHVDGVEEYDVHSLFGHQILNATYQALLAVFPEKRPFIIGRSTFAGSGKYAGHWGGDNTSLFAYMYFSISQALNFALFGIPMFGVDTCGFNGNSDEELCNRWMQLSAFFPFYRNHNTLSANSQEAYVWASVAEASRKAMAIRYSLLPYMYTLFYLAHSTGSIVMRALSWEFPNDPSLASLDTQFLLGPAILVSPALGQGQTEVGAIFPGVKHGEVWYDWYTQEAVNATAGKNNTLAAPLGHIPVHIRGGYVLPQQEALYTTAECRNSSWSLIAALDKDGSAAGQIYLDDGVSVSPPSTLLVDLTASNGTLYASSRGLYEDTNSLANVTVLGVQSEPSSVILNGQTISSGVAYNSTSKVLSVNGLQNATSQGAWASDWTLKWS